tcaggaacaaacgtaactactcacaaagcatattcatgttcataatcagagaagtattaatatgcataatggatctgaacatatgatcttttccaccaaataaaccaactagcatcaactgcaaggagtaatcaacactactagcaacccacaggtaccaatctgaggtttggatacaaagattggatacaagagatgaactagggtttgagatgagatggtgctggtgaagatgttgatgaagattgaccccctcccgatgagaggatagttggtgatgacgatggtgatgattcccccctcccgagGGGAAGTTTTctcggcagaacagctcttccggagccctagattggttccgcctcgtggcggcggagtttcgtcccgtaagcttgcttatgattttttcttggaCGAAATACCTCATATAGTataagatgggcatcagagggccaccagggggcccacaaggcagggggcacgcccccaccctcgtggacgatgggtggcccccctctggtacttctttcgcccaatattttttatatattttgaaacgtgctccctcccgtgaagtttcaggacttttgtagatgtgcagaataggtctctaatatttgctccttttccagcccagaattccagctgtcggcattccccctcttcatgtaaaccttataaaataagagagaataggcataagtattatgacataatgtgtaataacagttcataatgcaataaatatcgatataaaagcatgatgcaaaatggacgtatcgcgccctcatatccgcctcatatttgggcTGGAAATGGGAGGTGCCGGTCAGCCCTGGCGCTTGAGGGTCGTTTGAGGGTCTTGTCTAGGTCAAAAAATTGTGACCGGGCAGCCCGCCCGGGCGTATGAGACGGGTTCGagaggtccggctgtagatgctctaagatctTCCCTGCAGACAAGCCAGGAAATAGCGCAACGGCATTTTTTTAGGGGTGCGCAACGGCAGATGACCACCTCAGCTTTCAACACTATTTGTAATCGCCAAAGGACATAAAAGCCCGCAAAAAGGATACGAAACACACTCGGCTCCATGGAGGtcaacaattttgaaaaaaattgcatTTCAAAGTTTAAAAAATACCTGGAAAAATACacaatgctatatatatatatatatatatatatatatatatatatatatatatatatgtgtgtgtgtgtgtgtgtgtgtgtgtgtgtgtgtgtgtgtgtgtagaattTCTTGAGAAGATACATTGACACACGAGCGACACAAAAAAGGAAAACAATTCATGCAATGTTAGATTTTCTCACGATTTACTGTTTTTAAAATCACAATTTGTCATTTTCTTTGTAGCTCGCGTGTGAATTTTCTCACGAATTTTCTGCATATGGAGTATACATTCATATGCCAACGTGCCCTTTTTTTCCAgaattttgaaattttaaaatatgATGTTATATTTTTTTTAGTAAAATCCACCACTGGTCCTAAAAGTATTCGAGGTGTGTCACTTTAGTCCTAAAACTATGAaaactcatactccctccttccatctatatagggcctaatgcgtttttaagaCAATGTTTGACTATTCATAAGATTAATAATAcataagatgtataatgtgaaaattatattattggaatcTCCTTTCacatgaaggggagccttggcgcagtggtaaagctgctgccttgtgaccatgaggtcacgggtttaAGTCCTGGAAAcaacctcttgcagaaatgtagggaaaggctgcgtacaatagacccaaagtggtcggacccttccccagaccctgcgcaagcgggagctacatgcacttgggctgccccttttggaatctcctttcacatacgaatttgacggtatgctttgtggaacttgcatgtcatatattattgctctaacattcaGTCAAAGTtggcctcgaaaaacgcattaggccctatatagatggaaggagggagtatttgAGTCCTACTTCTTTCTGAAGTGTGCCACCGCCGGTTCTAAATTCGCCGGACCAAGCCTGACCTGCACCCGTGGCACTTTGACCTTTGCCACGTCGGATGACTCGGTTTTGGCGGCAAAACTCCCGCTATAAATGATTGGTGGGCTTGCATTTACCCCCCTGCATGTACATAACACAGAAAGGCTGCTCCTTTCTTCACTTCACTTCCGTTTCCTCATTTTCTCCTCTTCCATGGCTGCAAGCTCACATGCTTCATTCACTTCAACCATGGTGAGGACCAACCCTGGTAGCTCACTTCAACCATGCAATAAATTGTTGTGCTTGAACCAATGTCTCAACTACAACACACATGGAAGCTGTAACACAATATCATCTGAAACATTGACACAACTGATAGCATTGGCCACATTCACAACAGTAATACGAAGTGCATTGGGTACATATAACTAATAGTGGATTACATGGTGCTCGAAATAAAAGCTAGTAATTTAGGTTTCTATTACATGAGAACCTCAAAATGCACATATGAAGGTGCAGATAAACCCACAGCAACACATGCATGAGGTTTACTTCAACACCTAGCTGGCATCATCTAAATACTATCCAAAATAGAGCTGTTGTCTGTCCAAAAAGCTCTCTGTCCAAAGTGAGAACATGTTCACTTATATTCAGTGATACTGGCCTTTGTAACcctcttcttttgcttcttctttaaGCCAACAGTGGATGTGGTAGCTGTAGTGGGCTGCAAAGCATCTCTGTTGCGAGCAATGAAGGCGGATTCTGGAATAGGGCCTGGTGACACATGGGATTGCTGCGATGCTTGAGCCTGCTTATAACCAAAGAAGCATCAAACATCAATGCAACACATTTCAGGGAAATGAGATGTTAAGACAGAATAACATACTTGGAGAAGGAGTGTTTCAAGCACGGTAGTTTGAGTGCGTTGCTTCCTATGTCCAACACTTGTTGTACCAGATTCCTATAAATAGAGTATGAGCAATAGTTGCAAAAATGAAATGAGCTAACTACTAAATAGAGAAACAAAATGTTGTTGTACTAGTGTAAGAATGTTTCTCTTCACTTCTAGCTTCCTCTTCTGTCCTCCTTGTGTTTGTGGTCTCTTATCAACACTGAGTGATTGCCCTTGTTGACCTTTATTTGGGCACTTTCTTTTGTTGTGCTCTATTGAATTGCACACACTGCAATGGGATATAGTGCCATGTCT
The sequence above is drawn from the Triticum aestivum cultivar Chinese Spring chromosome 7A, IWGSC CS RefSeq v2.1, whole genome shotgun sequence genome and encodes:
- the LOC123147507 gene encoding uncharacterized protein isoform X2, translating into MPCRDERSWQKVNGIEVRPPQYEKHVGRPSKKRRQNPVEMEEGAKMSRHGTISHCSVCNSIEHNKRKCPNKGQQGQSLSVDKRPQTQGGQKRKLEVKRNILTLESGTTSVGHRKQRTQTTVLETLLLQAQASQQSHVSPGPIPESAFIARNRDALQPTTATTSTVGLKKKQKKRVTKASITEYK